A segment of the Pseudomonadota bacterium genome:
AACGTTCATCCAACCGATGGCCGACAACCCAGATAATCCGGTTATTATGGCAGAGAATTGGTATGTTCTGTTTTTGCTCCAAAGGTATTTTACAATCGATAAAAAAATTTTTCACTTTTTTCCGGCTGCCACGCATACCAATGGGGAAAAAGATATCACCTGGTTTCCATGAACGGACAACCAGAGGAAAAGAAATTGTATCGGCATCAATAGTTTCATCATAGCTGCCGGACTTATGTAAACATTCATTTTTTCCGGTCTGATCAGCCTGGTGAACTTGCAAAATACCGCGATGACCAGGTAAAGGATAACAGCCGGTTCCGGGAATATCTCGGGAAAAACCCCGGGCGGTTTTAACCGCTGTGCCTGCATATCTGATAATAATATGCTCTCGATGAACTTCAAAAATCAGGTTATCAGCCAGGCGAAAGGCTGCCAGTGTTTTTCCAGTTTCATTCCCCGCCATCTTCACCAAAGTTAAAAGAGTTTTCCTTGACAGCTGTTTACGGTTTCCTGCCCGGTGGATACATTGTTCCAGTATGTGCGGCAGCAAGCCAGGGTGTTGACACATAAGTTTCCGGCGATTTATGGTAACGGGATTTTTATCCTTATCAATCGTAACCCACTGGTTGATAAAGGCTTCAACCTGGGCATCAATTACTGACAGCTCAGCGGCCAGACCGGCAGCCATGACACTTAAACGTTTGTCCAGGTTCATGCCGGCTTCCCGCTTCAAAACCGGTAGAATCTGATGCCGGATCCGATTACGGGTAAATTCAAGCGAGACGTTGCTGCTGTCTTCAACAAAAGAAATGTTATGCTGTCGGGCATATTTCCGGACCTCATCCCTGGAAACCGTTAGCAGTGGTCGCAATATCCTTTGCCTTTGAGCCGGAATTCCCTTTAAACCCCGCAGGCCGCTGCCTCTTAACAAATTCATGATCACGGTTTCTGCCTGGTCTGATGCTGTATGGGCGGTTAACAGCCAGGCTTTTGGCTGTTTTTTTAAACAGCGGTCAAAAAAAGCATAACGGGCACGGCGGGCAGCATCTTCAAGGGAAAGTCCCAATTGCTGTCGTTGTTCAAGGATGCCTCTTCCCTGCCCGACAATCAGCTCCAAAGCCCGTTGGCGACAATTTCGGGCAACAAATCGTTCATCAGCATTTGAATGCCGACCCCGCAAATGATGATTGAAATGTACAATCTTGAATTTTAATATCTCTTCTTTTGCCAGTACATCCATCAGGTTAAACAAAACCATGGAATCCAGGCCCCCCGATACCGCAACCAGCAATTCAGCCGAGGGAAAATCAGGAATTTTTTGCGCTAAAAAATGATTAATTTGCCGCTTCAGCATATTCAACCTTGATCAGGATAGTACCTGCAGTGCCATTGGATAGCCCGGCCTGGAGCTGGTAATTATGTCCTGAAGGAGTAAAGCGGTTAATCCAGTCCAGCAACAGATCTATTTGTGCATAGGTTGTAACTTTCAATTCTATCCTGCCACTTGACAGGGCATTTAAATCAACTGATTTTATGGTTCTCAGGTTTTCCAAGGCTTCCCTGAAATAAATATAGTCCTGATGACGATGAAAACCGCTTATGGTTACCGTAACTTCTTCTTCATACTCGGGGAAAACGGCATATTTTTGCAACATGTAGTCCATTATCCGGTTTTTTAACTTTTTAACCAGTTTAGCTGACAGGACATTGATCCCTGATGATAAATCATCAGTTAAAGATTTACTGATTATCGCCGGAAGAGTAACAAATGTTCTATTTTTCAAATCTATAAAAGCAAGCGTATCTTCTATGGTCAGCAGCTGCTTATGGACTGTATATATTCTTTCTTCATGAAAATTCTTCACCTCTATGTAAATCGTCAGATCACCAGGCAGCAGATATTGGAACTGATTCATGTCAACGGCAGAAGCATTGTCAGGTTGGATTGAGGCAAACAGTAATTCTTTGAGATTATCGGCAATATTTTGCTGAAGGGTTAAATTGAAGCCATAAGCAGTCAGTTCATCATTAAGTCGTTTTGCCAGTTCCTCAGGCTGCAACAGTACTGGCTGGGTCAGCAATGGTTCATAGAGCAGCTGATCATTGATATTTTCCTGGGTAATGATAAGGCGGATATCCTGGACCGCCCTTTTCTCTGGTTTCAGGATGGCTGCCAGGTCTTTCTGTAATAATGATTTGTTAAAGTTGACGCTTAATTCCAGCTGCAACAGATCTCCTAAAAGTCGATCTGAAATGATTTCATAAGATAAAATGTAGCGATCCTGGTGGTTAAGCATCTGTTCATTAATCAGTTCATCATATTCATGCCCGGAAACCATTTTTTCATGGATATAGCGATCAAGAGCATTATTTAAAGTATCGGCAATAGCTTGTTGTCTTGCTGTAGCCCGATCTTTAATCACAACAGCACTCCCCCGGGCAACCATTGAGACTTCACTTACCGATGGTTGAGCCGCGGAAACGATACTTACCCCATAGAGGAACATGAAAATGAGTATCAAGAGATATTTTACTTTCATCATGAATCCTTTGAAAGAAATTTCCAGGGATGTTCGGGCATGGCTCTCGCTCATTCTCGCCGGCCGTCCATGGCCTGCCTGTGCGTGCCGCACGCAGACAGGCCGGCTTGTGAGGACACCGCTAAAGCAATGTCCCCGATTGTCCGCCGCGAATCACACCGTGTGATTCGTTCGGCGGCCAATACCGCTATGAGCCATGCCCGAACATCCTGCAATGTATTTTTGGCAATGCAAGTCAGAAAGTTGAGTTAAATGTTTTCGTAATCAAGTGTCAACTGTGCCATCAATTCTTGTCTTTCATAATTTTACCCAGCGATGAATTTTTTATTTTATCCGGCAGCAAATTGGCGGTAATCCGGGAAATCCTGGTTATTGTTGGTGCCAATCTTGAGCTACTGATAACTTTAACCTCATTTCCCCAGATGGTAAGAATCATTAAAACGATAACCGATGAAATCAAAAGGCCTTTGATAAATCCAAGCAATACCCCCAGCAAATGGTCTGCCCAGCCAAGTTCCATTTCCACCGTAGTTTTCTTTATAACCAAACGTAACAAACCAAAGACAAGCATGCCGGCAAAAAGAATGAGAACAAAAGAGGCAAAACCAGCCAGTGCCTCAATCCGCAGAAAGACCAGAATATGAGGGGCAAGAAGATGATAATATCGCCCGGCAACAATAATGCTGATTACTAAACCGATGATGGCTATTATTTCGGAAAAGAATCCCTTGAAGAACCCATATAAAAGAGAAAACAACATAATGATAATAATAACTGTATCGAGTGAATTCATAGCATTCCCTTTAATAATATATTCTATTTATTTATATTCATTAGCTATTATTCTATCAGCAGTTTTCCTGGCTGCATATACCAAGCCGCTGAAACCGAAGCCGGGAAGATTTTCCCAGCCAACATGATAAAACTTTTTATAGGTACTGATGACTGGTAAGAATGCGCCTCCCATTACCGGAGGAAGTTTAGGTTGATATCCCCACTTTTTCTCCACTCTCTGCGGTTGAAAATCAATCTGGAAATCGGTCAAGAAATCAGCTCCCGGCAGTCTAGCTAAAAGTTTGCTGACCAATAAATTTGGATCATCTTTTGAAAAATCAGAGCTGTAATAGACATCAATGTTAAAGCCACCTGACGCCATATTTTCCTGTATTACAACAGATTGCAAAGCATTATTTGCAGCATAAAGCCAGCGGCAGGTCTCCGGCAATTTCTTCATGCCGGCAATATGGCCATGTAATTTATTTATCTCTATTCCTTCTTGTTGGCAGGCAAATTGGCGAAAAAAATCACGACGCTGGTACATGTCCGGGATTTCACTTTTCAGACTTTTCCCATCAGAATCGGTTATATATGCCCGACTGCGAATCTCTGCCTTTCCCTCAGTCCCAACCCCTATATACCATTTTCCATCAAAAATTACCTGATAATCAGCAGGAGAAGTTTCACCGCCGTTTTCCAGGATGGATTCTTTTAAATAATTTTGCAAGTTTTCAAGATTGACCAATGCAGCATCCTGAAACATGGTCGCCATGCCATAGGCAAAACTGACCAAAGGCAAAGTTTGGTATCTGAACAATGATATTTGCGGAACCATGGAAGCAAAAAAATCTGACAGCCATTCGGGAAGCAGGGAATCGGAGTAAAGGTTTTCAGCTTCCATTCTTCGATTTTGCAAAAGTTCCTGATGCTTTATCAACATCTTTAATATTTTTCCATGATCTTTAAGACCGGCTGCCGGAATCATCAAACCATCGTTCATAATCGCATCGATGATATCCCAGATATTTTGGAAATCAGTAAAATGTTTTTGGAACCAGGAAAATTTATCACCCATGAATGATGATAAAGCCGGCATTCGCTCAGGAAAAGCTGCTGGACAGTTGAAAACATGTTGACTGTCTGTCCAGCTAAACCAGTTTGACTGTCTGCATAGTACGTCTTCAGTCAGGAGGCCTGTCTCAACCAAAAGCTGGCGGGGAAAGCCAGCTACAAGGGGTAAAAGATAGGAAGGCTTCCGCTCAGGAAATGCTGAGGGTGGCAGCAACAAAACTTTTTTCCCGTTTTTTACCAGGAAAAAGGCAGCCAGCAAGGTTCCCAGGCTTCCATCCCGGCAGATAATATCATAATGATTTTCAAGAAGCATATTGTTCTCTTAAGAAAGCATCAAGCACTCTTCAATTCCCAAAACCACCCCGCGGCAACCCAGGTCGGCAATTGAAGCAACAAATTTTTCCGGGTCCTGATTAATGATCTCCCAGGTATTGTAATGCATAGGGACAACCAGATCAGGCTGTAGCATTTCCACCGCCCTTCCGGCATCCTCCAAACCCATGGTGAAAAGGTCGCCAATAGGAAGTAAGGCAAGATGTATAGGATTTGTGGCAATAATTGACATATCATTGAACAAGGCAGTATCACCGGCAAAATAGATGGTTTTACCTTGAATGGTTATCAGGTAACCACAGGGACTACCGGTATAAATGATCTCAGAATCAGTAATATATGCCGAGCTGTGATGGGCAATAGTCATTTTTAAGGAAAAAGAAGATGCGTTATAACTGCCGCCGATATTCATTGCTATGGTTTTATTCACCCTCCGTCGCCGGCAGAATTGCACCAGTTCAAAAGGGGCGATAACTATGGAATCACAACGTCCGGCTATCTCTATGACATCACCAACATGATCAGGATGTCCGTGACTTAAAAGAATATAGTCGGGGTTCAAAGATTCAGGTTTGATTGCGGCCAACGGATTCTCACTGATAAAGGGATCAGTAAGCAGATTCAACCCATTGGTTTCTATCGAAAAGCAGGCATGTCCATGATAGGTGATGCGAATCATTGCTGTTAATCCTTCCCAATAAGCTTCTGACAATGACGGCTGAATTCATCAACAGTCCAAACTGCCATACCACTCATTCTGAATAATGCCGTTGTGATCCCATTGCCGGGAGTAAGTTCATTGCCCAGATAAATTTTATGTACTCCGCAGGATGGACTTCTATCCTGGAAAATCGCATGTCGACTGCTGCTCAGCCGGGCGATTTTCAAAGCCTGTTTGGCGCCGGCTAAAAAAAACCGGCTGACTTCCCGGCCATCAAGGTCATAAAGAGCCGCATTACCGTTGATAATAGATTTTCCATCACCGCCACGAAAGCATGCCGGCGGTCGGGGGGTTGGTAAACCACCCAGCTGTTCTGGGCAAACCGGCAGCAAAATAATCTTGTGTATCTGGCAAAGCCTGAGTAAAGGTTCTGCAACTTTAGATTGACCGTCGTAGCGACAGTCAATCCCCATCAGACAGGCGCTGATTATGACTGGTTCCGCCATCATCAAATTCAGGCTGCCCATTTCTTGAGTACGGAAATTTGCCGGTCAGACAGATTGAATTCTATTTCAACCCCCTGGGGAAAAATAAAGCTTTGCGGACAATGACCATAACGAAAATTTGAAACTACCGGAAATGAATCATCGGCAAAAAAATCATTGATAAATTTTTGCAACAAGGGGTTTTCCCGCTGGTCAGGTAAAATAAGTTTGCCGATAATAACCATGGAAATCTGATCAAAAACACCGGCCAGTCTCAGTTGAGTCAGGTAACGGTCCAGTTGGTATATCCGTTCACCGTGTTCCTCGATGATCAGAATAGCGCCGCTGAAATCAGGAAAAAACGGGGTCCCGATCATTGATGAAATAACACTCAGGGTACCACCCAGCAAGCGTCCCCGAACAACATTATTTCGCCGCAAAAAACTAATATTTCCATCATCAAGATAGGCAGACATCAGCTTATTGACTTCGGGTAATGTGCCGGATAAAATGTTTTTGAATAATGGCTCATTAATTGAGTCCGGGCGAGCCATTTCCACGGCGACCATGGGGCCTGAGATGCTGTGCATTCGAATTTTATGCCAAATCGCCAGTTGCAGGGTGGTAATATCACTATATCCTACCAGTAGTTTTGGATTGCGGGCCAACAGAGAATAATCCAGTTTGCTTAGCAGGTGCGCACTTCCATACCCACCCCGGGCAGCAAATACTGCCTTGATATCAGGATTGACGAATATCCGGTGAAAATCATCAAGGCGTGCCTGGGAAGAACCAGCTACATGATGTGTACGACAACCAAGATTGGTTGATAGAACCACCTTATATCCAATTCGCTGCAGGTAATGCAGACCTTTCAGCAAAAAATCATTTTTTACGGGACTTGCCGGAGCAATAATTCCGACCGCATCACCAGGATGAACAGCGCCTGGTATTTTTAATTGTTTATGGTCGATATTTTCAGAATAATTAGTCTGCATCACTCAAGAAAATTCCATCCCCTGCCGATGATAAAACTGAAACCGATTTAAGAAGATCGAAACCTAGCAAATCAATAGATAAATGTCAAAAATTATAATAACTTTGGCGTGTAGTTAAGATATATTTGCGCCGGTTCAGCGTTTGTTAACCACAATCATCAATACATTTGAGGAAATATATTTTGGCACCATCACCAGGATTTTTTAAAAAATTTAAAGATCTGTTTTCTGCGAAGAAAAAAACAGATTCCGCGGCTGCTACAGCCATTGATGTCTACCGTCAACAACTGGCAGAAAATTCGAAAAATTTTCGCATTCGCATTAAACTGGCTGAGCTTTTATTGACGACCGGAGAAAAAGAAGAAGCTATTGCTGAATATTGTACGGCAGCCAGGCTTTATCTCGACCATGGCTTTTCTCCGATGGCGATTGCGGTCTATAAAAAAATTATCAAGATAGATTACGAGCACTTGGATGCCAATCTGCAACTTGCCAAGATATATCAACGGGAAAACCTTTTTGCTGATGCCATAACCTATTATCAGCAGGTTTTTGAACTTTATCAGCAGGATGATCAACCCAACGAAGCCCTTGGAATTCTTGAAAAAATCCTTGAGATTGCTCCTGACAAGGAAAAATTTCGGCGGATGATGCACCGGCTTTTTCCGGAGTTCCAGGAAGCTGAAAAAAGCATTTACTCGGATATCATAGTTGCAGAAAAAGCTGAAAAGAATGATAACCTGGATGTAAACGCTGCTGAAGAAGAAAGCTTTTTCGATCTCAGTGCCGAGTTGTCAGCTGAATTGAACACTTTAAATGGTAATCTTGACCAGGGAATTTCTGATATTGAGAATGAAGAGGATATAGGTGTCGAACAAATCTTCCAAACTTTGAAAAAAACTTTTGCCGAAGAAGGTGATAAAACCCCGGAGGATGATATAAATCAACAGAAGTTCCACTATAACATGGCCCTGGCTTACAGTGAACTGGGGATGACCGAACAGGCCCTGGAGGAAAGTAATGCCGCCCTTCAATTTGCCAGTTTCAGGGTGCCCACCCTGTTACTGCGTGGCAGAATTTTCAGAGAGACAGGAGATCTGCAGGAGTCATTATCTCAATTTCAACAGGGAATAAGGGAACGTGGTTTACGGCGTCAGGATTTTCTTTCTTTCAAATATGAACTTGGCTTAACTTTCAAACAGATGGATGATCCCATGCGGGCGTTGGACTCTTTCCGGGAAGCTTATTCCATTGATCCTGAATTTGAAAACATAGCAGAGGAAATATCGTCACTGGAAGAAGGAATTGAAATATTATAAACTCAACTTTCTGACTTGTTATAAAAACAGCGGAAAGAAATTTACAAGGATGTTCCGGCATGGCTCTCGCTCATTCTCGCCGGCCGTCCATGGCCTGCCTGTGCGTGCCGCACGCAGACAGGCCGGCTGTGGGGGACATCGCTAAAGCAATGTCCCCGGGCGTCAGCCGCGAATCACAATGTGGGACAGTTTTAAAAACTGTCCCAACCCAGGCGGCCAATACCGCCTGCCTGTCGGCAGACAGGCTATGAGCCAAGCCCGAACATCCGGTAATTATGTTCCTGACAACGCAAGTCAGAAAGTTGAGTTATAAGCTAATATCGGCTGGATGAAAAACTCAGATGTTTATACCCAAGGATAAGTATGGCAATTTTCAATTATCAGAAAAAAGAAATCGGGGCTAAAATTGTTTATTATGGTCCGGCTCTTTGCGGTAAAACCACGAATGTCCAATACATCCATCTAAAGCTTAATCCCAAGCAAAGGGGCGAACTGGTTTCATTGGCTACCGATAGTGACCGGACCCTTTTTTTTGATTTTCTGCCGATTGAGTTGGAAAATATTGGTGGCTTTAAAACCAGATTTCATATTTATACGGTACCGGGCCAGGTTTACTATAATTCAACCCGCAAAGCTGTCTTAACAGGTGTTGACGGGATTATTTTTGTGGCGGATTCTCAACGTTCCATGACTCGTGAAAATATTGAAAGTTTTCAGGATCTTAAAGAAAACCTGCAGTACTATAACCGTAATCTGGAAAGTATTCCTTTGATTATTCAATATAACAAACGGGATATGCCGGATGTCCTGAACATTAAAGAGCTTAATAAGCAGTTAAACCCAGCTTCACTTCCGTTTTTTGAGTCTGTTGCTGTCAATGGTACCGGGGTATTGCCAACCCTGACCAGTTGCTGCAAAATGGTATTACAAAACCTGAAACAAAAAAGTTCGGCAACTTCACGGGCCAAACAGGTTCAGCCACCCAACGCCCCTACCCCGTCCATTTCCTCTTTTGCCCCGAAAACAGAGTTACACCCGGAGGAAACCGGACAAAAGCCGGAGATGCAAGCTCCCAGCATTGCTCTGGCCCGGGAAGAAGAGTCACCTGTGCCGCCACTGGGAGGACACCAGAAAACCACCTCGCTGTCCGGAGAAGAATTTAAACCTGAAATTGTCAGGGTTGGCAAAACCATTATCAACAGCCCCTACACCATTACCATTCCGGTACAGTTGGCAGTCGATGAAAATCACAGCCAGCTTTTATCGGTTGATTTATCACTTACCATTAACCATCTGTTGAAAAAGGATGATTAACAGCATCGCAACTCAGCCAGTAAGAAGGTTGTTCTGGTCTGTCATTCTGCTTTTCATGATGGGCTCCGGCATCCTAATACTGTGCATGCCTTTACCTGCAAACGCATGGATATTTGCGGAAGATAGTCAACCTGAAGCTGCCTGGCAAGTTCAGTTCAGTTCTGTTTCAAAAGTTTCAATAATGGAAGAATCCTGGCAGGATTTTCTCCGGGCCTATAATAATCGCAACTTGCAGGAGATAGATAATACCCTCAACAATCTGCTGGCAGTACGCAAGAATTCCGGTTTTGCCAATGCAAGATCCTACTCATTGGCATTATTGGTTTTAGCCCAGCAGGCTCATGAACGGCATGATGATACCGGTGCCAAGACCCTGGTTGATAAAGCTTTAAACTTGTCCCCTGATTATTCTTTTCCCTATCAAGCTGAAAGCCAGCTGTATTTTGCCCGAAAACAATGGTTTTCATCCCTAAATTCCTGTTTCTCAGGGATTAAAATACTTTTTTCCAATTATCTCGAAAGGCTGCAGTTATTTGCCGGAATCTGTTT
Coding sequences within it:
- a CDS encoding LD-carboxypeptidase, which translates into the protein MQTNYSENIDHKQLKIPGAVHPGDAVGIIAPASPVKNDFLLKGLHYLQRIGYKVVLSTNLGCRTHHVAGSSQARLDDFHRIFVNPDIKAVFAARGGYGSAHLLSKLDYSLLARNPKLLVGYSDITTLQLAIWHKIRMHSISGPMVAVEMARPDSINEPLFKNILSGTLPEVNKLMSAYLDDGNISFLRRNNVVRGRLLGGTLSVISSMIGTPFFPDFSGAILIIEEHGERIYQLDRYLTQLRLAGVFDQISMVIIGKLILPDQRENPLLQKFINDFFADDSFPVVSNFRYGHCPQSFIFPQGVEIEFNLSDRQISVLKKWAA
- the tilS gene encoding tRNA lysidine(34) synthetase TilS; translation: MLKRQINHFLAQKIPDFPSAELLVAVSGGLDSMVLFNLMDVLAKEEILKFKIVHFNHHLRGRHSNADERFVARNCRQRALELIVGQGRGILEQRQQLGLSLEDAARRARYAFFDRCLKKQPKAWLLTAHTASDQAETVIMNLLRGSGLRGLKGIPAQRQRILRPLLTVSRDEVRKYARQHNISFVEDSSNVSLEFTRNRIRHQILPVLKREAGMNLDKRLSVMAAGLAAELSVIDAQVEAFINQWVTIDKDKNPVTINRRKLMCQHPGLLPHILEQCIHRAGNRKQLSRKTLLTLVKMAGNETGKTLAAFRLADNLIFEVHREHIIIRYAGTAVKTARGFSRDIPGTGCYPLPGHRGILQVHQADQTGKNECLHKSGSYDETIDADTISFPLVVRSWKPGDIFFPIGMRGSRKKVKNFFIDCKIPLEQKQNIPILCHNNRIIWVVGHRLDERFAIKPTTKTFLKVKYDAKQYH
- a CDS encoding metal-dependent hydrolase, which encodes MIRITYHGHACFSIETNGLNLLTDPFISENPLAAIKPESLNPDYILLSHGHPDHVGDVIEIAGRCDSIVIAPFELVQFCRRRRVNKTIAMNIGGSYNASSFSLKMTIAHHSSAYITDSEIIYTGSPCGYLITIQGKTIYFAGDTALFNDMSIIATNPIHLALLPIGDLFTMGLEDAGRAVEMLQPDLVVPMHYNTWEIINQDPEKFVASIADLGCRGVVLGIEECLMLS
- a CDS encoding CvpA family protein, with protein sequence MNSLDTVIIIIMLFSLLYGFFKGFFSEIIAIIGLVISIIVAGRYYHLLAPHILVFLRIEALAGFASFVLILFAGMLVFGLLRLVIKKTTVEMELGWADHLLGVLLGFIKGLLISSVIVLMILTIWGNEVKVISSSRLAPTITRISRITANLLPDKIKNSSLGKIMKDKN
- a CDS encoding DUF523 domain-containing protein, yielding MMAEPVIISACLMGIDCRYDGQSKVAEPLLRLCQIHKIILLPVCPEQLGGLPTPRPPACFRGGDGKSIINGNAALYDLDGREVSRFFLAGAKQALKIARLSSSRHAIFQDRSPSCGVHKIYLGNELTPGNGITTALFRMSGMAVWTVDEFSRHCQKLIGKD
- a CDS encoding tetratricopeptide repeat protein → MAPSPGFFKKFKDLFSAKKKTDSAAATAIDVYRQQLAENSKNFRIRIKLAELLLTTGEKEEAIAEYCTAARLYLDHGFSPMAIAVYKKIIKIDYEHLDANLQLAKIYQRENLFADAITYYQQVFELYQQDDQPNEALGILEKILEIAPDKEKFRRMMHRLFPEFQEAEKSIYSDIIVAEKAEKNDNLDVNAAEEESFFDLSAELSAELNTLNGNLDQGISDIENEEDIGVEQIFQTLKKTFAEEGDKTPEDDINQQKFHYNMALAYSELGMTEQALEESNAALQFASFRVPTLLLRGRIFRETGDLQESLSQFQQGIRERGLRRQDFLSFKYELGLTFKQMDDPMRALDSFREAYSIDPEFENIAEEISSLEEGIEIL